A stretch of Imperialibacter roseus DNA encodes these proteins:
- a CDS encoding cob(I)yrinic acid a,c-diamide adenosyltransferase produces MKIYTKTGDKGTTSLLGGTRVSKAHLRIETYGTVDELNSYIGLLRDQEVNKARIPFFIEIQEQLFTIGSHLAMEPGSTKFPVPQVDETLTSRLEAAMDEMDALLPPMKNFILPGGHPSVSHGHIARCVCRRAERLVIGLQEQEAVEESIVQFLNRLSDYLFVLCRMMAHELGVEETPWKPRSPK; encoded by the coding sequence ATGAAAATTTACACTAAAACAGGCGACAAGGGAACCACCTCTCTTCTTGGTGGCACCAGGGTATCGAAGGCACATCTTCGCATAGAAACCTATGGCACTGTCGACGAACTCAATTCCTATATCGGATTACTGAGGGATCAAGAGGTAAACAAAGCCAGAATACCATTTTTTATAGAAATACAGGAGCAACTTTTTACAATAGGCTCGCACCTGGCCATGGAGCCTGGTAGTACCAAATTCCCTGTTCCGCAGGTTGACGAAACATTGACAAGCAGGCTGGAGGCCGCCATGGATGAAATGGATGCCTTGCTGCCTCCAATGAAAAACTTCATTCTCCCAGGCGGCCATCCTTCGGTTTCGCATGGTCACATCGCTCGCTGTGTTTGCCGCAGGGCTGAACGATTGGTTATTGGATTGCAAGAACAAGAGGCTGTGGAAGAAAGTATTGTCCAGTTTCTTAACCGCCTTTCCGACTATCTTTTTGTGCTGTGCCGCATGATGGCGCATGAGCTGGGCGTGGAGGAAACCCCGTGGAAGCCCAGAAGTCCAAAATAG
- a CDS encoding ABC transporter ATP-binding protein has product MSAVIQTRDVSKKYVMGSETIHALKSITIDINRGEYVAFMGPSGSGKSTLMNIVGCLDTPSGGQYILNNHDVSDLTENELAEIRNKEIGFVFQTFNLLPRQSSLENVALPLIYAGMNREDREEQAMAALAGVGLAERARHKPNELSGGQRQRVAIARALVNNPSIILADEPTGNLDTKTSYSIMELFQELHDKGNTIIMVTHEEDIATYAHRVIRLRDGLIESDTENKNITRHVSEPV; this is encoded by the coding sequence ATGAGTGCAGTCATTCAAACCAGAGATGTTTCCAAAAAATATGTGATGGGTAGCGAAACTATCCACGCTCTTAAGTCCATCACCATCGACATCAATAGGGGTGAATATGTGGCTTTTATGGGGCCGTCAGGTTCTGGGAAATCTACGTTGATGAACATTGTAGGCTGTCTTGATACGCCTTCCGGAGGTCAATACATCCTCAATAACCATGACGTTAGCGATCTTACTGAAAATGAGCTGGCGGAAATCAGAAACAAGGAGATCGGGTTCGTTTTCCAGACTTTCAACCTGCTGCCAAGGCAGTCGTCTCTTGAGAACGTTGCACTTCCGCTTATCTATGCGGGCATGAATCGGGAGGACAGGGAAGAGCAAGCCATGGCAGCCCTCGCTGGTGTTGGACTTGCTGAAAGGGCTCGTCATAAGCCCAATGAGCTATCTGGTGGACAGCGCCAGAGAGTCGCCATTGCGAGAGCGCTCGTTAACAACCCTTCGATTATCCTGGCGGATGAGCCGACTGGTAACCTCGACACGAAGACCTCTTACAGCATCATGGAGCTTTTTCAGGAGCTGCACGACAAAGGCAACACCATCATTATGGTGACACACGAAGAAGATATTGCAACGTATGCGCACCGGGTCATCAGGCTAAGGGACGGTTTGATTGAATCTGACACTGAAAATAAAAACATCACCCGCCATGTGTCAGAGCCGGTCTGA
- a CDS encoding Gfo/Idh/MocA family protein, giving the protein MKRREFVRNTAIATSVLGFPTIVPSSVFGKDAPSNKINIGQIGCGRIARGHDMPGTWQHNVARFVAVSDLDSKRMKEGKEHVEKYYTEKMGKPYVDVKQYGDYKEMLLNKDIDAVIISTPDHWHSQPAMEAVLAKKHVYLQKPTSLTIKEGRQLADLVKKSDVTFQMGTQQRSMKQFKVAAELVRNGRIGKLHTVRIGLPGDPSGPEAPAMPVPKQLNYDMWLGSTPEVPYTEIGVHPVDGYGRPGWLRCEQFGAGMITGWGQHHYDSAAWGMDTELTGPRYIEAVAEFPRSGLWNVHGDFMVKQEYDNGINVYTSGGYPNGVRYEGSDGWIWVSRGDYVASASDPVAAENSAKALDASDPQILKSEIGDDEIHLYESEEHHGNWLECIQSGKQPISPIEIGHRACSVCLVSHIAMKIPGRLEWSPEKEMFVNNEEANKLLSRPQRAPYGTDNVKMKG; this is encoded by the coding sequence ATGAAAAGAAGAGAATTTGTCCGAAACACAGCCATTGCTACCAGTGTGCTGGGTTTCCCCACCATAGTGCCCTCTTCCGTTTTTGGAAAAGATGCGCCGAGCAACAAAATCAATATTGGCCAGATTGGGTGTGGTCGAATTGCCCGTGGCCACGACATGCCAGGCACCTGGCAGCACAACGTCGCCCGGTTCGTGGCCGTCTCCGATTTGGACAGCAAGCGGATGAAGGAAGGAAAAGAGCACGTTGAAAAGTACTATACCGAAAAAATGGGTAAGCCCTACGTCGACGTGAAACAGTACGGTGATTACAAGGAAATGCTGTTGAACAAAGACATTGATGCGGTCATCATCAGCACGCCCGACCATTGGCATTCTCAGCCTGCCATGGAGGCTGTGCTGGCCAAAAAGCACGTCTACCTGCAAAAACCTACGTCACTCACCATCAAAGAGGGACGTCAGCTAGCTGACCTTGTGAAGAAGTCTGATGTCACTTTCCAGATGGGCACTCAGCAGCGGTCCATGAAGCAATTCAAAGTGGCTGCGGAGCTTGTTCGCAATGGGAGAATAGGCAAGCTGCACACCGTAAGAATTGGTCTGCCTGGCGACCCCTCAGGTCCCGAAGCTCCTGCTATGCCTGTGCCAAAACAACTTAACTACGACATGTGGCTGGGGTCAACACCCGAGGTGCCTTATACTGAGATCGGCGTTCACCCAGTGGATGGTTATGGTCGACCTGGGTGGTTGCGGTGCGAGCAGTTTGGCGCAGGCATGATCACCGGCTGGGGGCAGCATCACTATGATTCCGCTGCCTGGGGCATGGACACCGAGCTGACCGGGCCTCGCTATATCGAAGCAGTAGCCGAATTCCCAAGATCCGGATTGTGGAACGTGCATGGCGACTTTATGGTGAAGCAGGAGTACGACAATGGCATCAACGTGTATACATCAGGAGGCTATCCAAATGGTGTACGTTATGAGGGAAGCGACGGCTGGATTTGGGTATCCCGTGGTGATTATGTGGCGTCGGCGTCTGATCCGGTGGCTGCTGAAAACAGTGCGAAGGCCCTTGATGCCTCAGATCCGCAGATACTAAAGTCGGAGATTGGAGACGACGAAATCCATTTATACGAAAGCGAAGAGCACCATGGCAACTGGTTGGAGTGCATTCAGTCGGGCAAGCAGCCGATTTCTCCGATCGAAATTGGCCATAGAGCGTGTTCTGTTTGTTTGGTCAGCCACATTGCCATGAAAATACCTGGCAGACTGGAGTGGAGCCCCGAGAAGGAAATGTTTGTGAACAATGAGGAAGCCAACAAGCTCCTGAGCAGGCCGCAGAGAGCGCCCTATGGAACCGATAACGTTAAAATGAAAGGATAA
- a CDS encoding DUF6807 domain-containing protein codes for MTLKKTLLLLTAVFSLFVSTQAQKVSLKETTTGIDFLFGGKEVLTYQTSMLTVPEGVKKEFRKSGFIHPLKSPSGEVLTRIQPPDHYHHLGIWGPWTKTRVEGREVDFWNLGDGKGRVDFDHIISQTAKGNIAEVVVRQNHTDLLAPNGPQVAIEEDLGIRVQSADKGRYLVDYTTTISTPLSTPIMLEAYRYGGGIGYRATAAWNQGNSTILTSEGYDRTNADGTGGKWVMVHGVSGAKEGKSGILFLSYPENRAHPEPMRVWPVDANGGKENVYIEFCPIRYEPWKIEPGKRYTLKYRMVVFDGTLTAEEAEAYWKAFTK; via the coding sequence ATGACGCTAAAGAAGACCCTTCTGTTGCTTACTGCTGTATTTAGCCTTTTTGTATCCACTCAGGCACAGAAAGTAAGCCTAAAAGAGACGACCACAGGTATTGATTTTCTTTTTGGCGGAAAGGAGGTGCTTACCTACCAAACTTCCATGCTCACCGTGCCGGAAGGAGTGAAGAAGGAGTTTCGCAAATCTGGCTTTATCCACCCGCTCAAGTCACCTTCTGGCGAGGTACTTACCCGTATTCAACCACCCGACCATTACCATCACCTGGGCATTTGGGGCCCATGGACGAAGACCAGGGTAGAAGGCAGGGAAGTGGACTTTTGGAATTTGGGAGATGGAAAAGGCAGGGTCGATTTTGACCATATAATCTCACAGACAGCTAAAGGGAATATTGCTGAAGTAGTTGTTCGACAGAACCATACTGACCTGCTGGCACCGAATGGCCCACAGGTGGCTATTGAGGAGGACTTAGGCATCCGGGTGCAAAGCGCAGATAAAGGAAGGTACCTGGTCGACTACACAACGACCATTTCCACACCACTGTCAACGCCTATTATGTTGGAGGCCTACCGCTATGGCGGAGGTATCGGCTATCGTGCCACGGCGGCCTGGAATCAGGGTAACAGTACGATTCTTACGTCAGAAGGGTACGATAGAACCAACGCCGATGGAACAGGAGGGAAGTGGGTAATGGTGCATGGAGTTTCTGGAGCAAAGGAAGGGAAAAGCGGTATACTATTTCTTAGCTACCCTGAAAACAGGGCTCACCCCGAACCAATGCGGGTGTGGCCAGTGGATGCTAACGGAGGAAAAGAAAATGTCTATATAGAATTTTGCCCCATCAGGTATGAGCCCTGGAAAATTGAGCCTGGAAAGAGATACACTTTGAAATATAGAATGGTCGTGTTTGACGGAACGCTTACAGCCGAAGAAGCGGAAGCTTACTGGAAAGCATTCACCAAATAA